A genomic segment from Luteibacter aegosomatis encodes:
- a CDS encoding MobA/MobL family protein, with protein MTQTSTPARHARPHLTTHNRAQGHSAVAGAAYRLGLKLTDERTGETHDFRKRKVGEEIVHAVTVAPKGAPVWATDPQQLWNRVEASEHRKDAQVARDYRIPIPRGLTDNQAGDLAVDLAEVIRDALGVPVSVGLHRDADRDALGQVKPDHLQGFHAHLYFPTRPLAAAAGTGAEEGTGDTGHGFGPKLAMLSNKKQSAAWVDAFNEKWAEVSNEYLAAAGLPVVIDHRSYKRQGRSEVPQPKMGQAATAMERKGISTARGDVLREALAMAEVHRKVRTATATATASSAGSHPAEVAMPAGARGTTERIPVAVPGVVMGARPTLRRPSKPGAPRDVEPRRVRTGVRVRMGGAAPGLKTSLAQRVAAAGASPKTEAERLALERAIEFAAILDAVLQTFAAQLKEHDHLVEQARRAQQHALELSHRIEDSRRRRERARQAARDLATMHPVRMRLSNAGFPVKDPRLAKLALAQKHDQHVQEDKRAHRTLKVQEGVSWAAVKEARAELERRKVALQDAVADLATKDMPALQQVIGFLPDEVSGWVREAMEVALAAVNAKPEETAPEPSAAIPRTGPRPRPSTP; from the coding sequence ATGACCCAGACCAGTACCCCCGCCCGCCACGCCCGCCCGCACTTGACGACCCACAACCGAGCCCAAGGCCATTCGGCCGTGGCCGGGGCGGCCTACCGCCTCGGGCTGAAGCTGACGGACGAGCGCACCGGCGAGACTCACGATTTCAGGAAACGGAAGGTCGGCGAGGAGATTGTCCATGCGGTCACCGTGGCACCCAAGGGCGCCCCGGTATGGGCCACCGACCCGCAGCAACTCTGGAACCGCGTCGAAGCGTCCGAGCATCGAAAAGACGCGCAAGTCGCCCGTGATTACAGAATCCCAATCCCTCGTGGCCTGACAGACAACCAGGCCGGCGACCTTGCCGTGGATCTCGCCGAAGTCATCCGCGACGCCCTGGGTGTCCCTGTCTCTGTTGGCCTGCACCGCGACGCCGACCGGGATGCCCTTGGGCAGGTGAAGCCGGACCATCTGCAAGGGTTTCACGCGCACCTGTATTTTCCGACCCGCCCGCTTGCGGCTGCGGCCGGGACAGGAGCCGAAGAAGGTACCGGGGATACCGGTCATGGGTTCGGGCCAAAGCTCGCGATGCTCTCCAACAAGAAGCAGTCGGCCGCCTGGGTTGATGCCTTCAACGAGAAATGGGCCGAGGTGTCAAACGAGTATTTGGCGGCGGCGGGATTGCCAGTAGTCATCGACCACCGGAGCTATAAGCGTCAGGGCCGGAGTGAAGTTCCCCAGCCCAAGATGGGCCAGGCCGCCACAGCCATGGAACGGAAAGGCATCAGCACCGCGCGGGGCGACGTGCTGCGCGAAGCCCTTGCCATGGCGGAGGTCCACCGTAAGGTCCGGACGGCGACCGCCACGGCAACCGCATCGTCGGCCGGCAGTCACCCGGCGGAGGTCGCCATGCCGGCTGGGGCGCGCGGTACGACGGAGCGCATCCCTGTTGCCGTGCCCGGCGTGGTCATGGGCGCGCGGCCCACCCTCCGTAGACCTTCAAAGCCTGGAGCGCCCAGGGACGTCGAACCGCGCAGGGTGCGAACCGGTGTCCGTGTCCGGATGGGCGGCGCGGCACCTGGCCTGAAAACCTCGCTGGCGCAACGGGTCGCGGCAGCCGGGGCGAGCCCGAAGACAGAGGCCGAACGGCTGGCGCTTGAGCGCGCAATCGAATTTGCGGCAATCCTGGACGCAGTACTCCAGACCTTCGCCGCCCAGTTGAAAGAGCACGACCACTTGGTTGAGCAGGCCCGCCGAGCCCAGCAGCATGCGCTTGAGCTGTCCCATAGGATTGAAGACAGCCGTCGTCGGCGTGAGCGGGCCCGTCAGGCTGCGCGGGACCTTGCCACCATGCATCCTGTCCGCATGCGCTTGTCGAATGCAGGGTTTCCGGTCAAGGACCCGCGCCTCGCCAAGCTGGCGCTTGCCCAAAAGCACGACCAGCATGTGCAGGAAGACAAGCGCGCACACCGAACCTTGAAGGTGCAGGAAGGCGTTTCCTGGGCGGCCGTCAAGGAAGCCAGAGCGGAGCTCGAACGTCGGAAAGTGGCATTGCAGGACGCTGTGGCCGACCTTGCCACCAAGGACATGCCGGCCCTCCAGCAGGTCATCGGGTTCCTGCCAGATGAGGTGTCAGGGTGGGTGCGTGAGGCCATGGAGGTGGCGCTGGCGGCGGTGAACGCGAAACCGGAGGAGACGGCGCCGGAACCCAGCGCAGCCATCCCCCGTACGGGACCGAGGCCGAGGCCGTCGACACCATAA
- the fabV gene encoding enoyl-ACP reductase FabV yields MIIQPKVRGFICTTAHPTGCAKNVEEQIAITKASGTFAAGPKNVLVIGSSTGYGLASRITAAFGHGAATLGVFFEKPSSDTKTGTAGWYNAHAFDRLAREAGLFAKSINGDAFANETRAKAVEIIKNEMGGKIDLVVYSLASPVRKLPEGTTMGEPGTVVRSALKTMGDTFTASSVDTNKNEVVQATVEPATEQEVKDTVTVMGGEDWAMWIEALADAGVLADNATTIAYSYVGTSITWPIYWHGTLGQAKQHLDRTAKELGERHKELGLRSYVGVMKSVVTQASSAIPVIPLYVSMVFKIMKAKGIHEGTIEQINRLFHDRLYRADGAKPETDAEGRLRLDDWELRDDVQGECKALWPTVTTANLWSDTDYAGYKHDFIKLFGFEVEGVDYGADVSADVQWDVVQL; encoded by the coding sequence GTGATCATCCAACCCAAGGTCCGCGGTTTCATCTGCACCACCGCCCACCCGACCGGCTGCGCGAAGAACGTCGAAGAGCAGATCGCCATCACCAAGGCCAGCGGTACGTTCGCCGCCGGCCCGAAGAACGTGCTCGTGATCGGCTCGTCCACCGGCTACGGTCTCGCCTCGCGCATCACCGCCGCCTTCGGCCACGGCGCCGCGACCCTGGGTGTGTTCTTCGAAAAGCCGTCCAGCGACACCAAGACCGGTACGGCCGGCTGGTACAACGCGCATGCCTTCGACCGGCTCGCCCGCGAGGCGGGCCTGTTCGCGAAATCGATCAACGGCGACGCGTTCGCCAACGAGACGCGCGCCAAGGCCGTCGAGATCATCAAGAACGAGATGGGCGGCAAGATCGACCTCGTCGTCTATTCGCTGGCGTCCCCCGTGCGCAAGCTGCCGGAAGGCACGACCATGGGTGAGCCGGGTACCGTGGTGCGTTCCGCGCTCAAGACCATGGGCGATACCTTCACCGCATCGTCGGTCGACACCAACAAGAACGAAGTGGTGCAGGCCACCGTCGAACCGGCCACCGAGCAGGAAGTGAAAGACACCGTCACCGTGATGGGCGGCGAAGACTGGGCGATGTGGATCGAAGCGCTGGCCGACGCCGGTGTGTTGGCCGATAACGCCACCACTATCGCGTACAGCTACGTCGGCACCTCGATCACCTGGCCGATCTACTGGCACGGCACGCTCGGTCAGGCCAAGCAGCATCTCGACCGTACGGCGAAGGAACTGGGTGAGCGTCACAAGGAGCTCGGCCTGCGTTCTTACGTGGGCGTGATGAAGTCGGTGGTCACCCAGGCCAGCTCGGCCATCCCGGTGATTCCGCTCTATGTGTCGATGGTCTTCAAGATCATGAAGGCCAAGGGTATCCACGAAGGCACGATCGAGCAGATCAACCGCCTGTTCCACGATCGGCTGTATCGCGCCGACGGGGCGAAGCCCGAGACCGATGCCGAAGGCCGCCTGCGCCTCGACGACTGGGAGCTTCGCGACGACGTGCAGGGCGAATGCAAGGCGTTGTGGCCGACCGTCACCACGGCGAACCTGTGGAGCGATACCGACTACGCCGGCTACAAGCACGACTTCATCAAGCTGTTCGGCTTCGAGGTGGAAGGCGTGGACTACGGCGCCGACGTGAGCGCCGACGTGCAGTGGGACGTGGTGCAGCTTTGA
- a CDS encoding methyltransferase domain-containing protein, with translation MPHLIPDIYASPQIGKLMADEDRVLGPLLTRCTGDHGLHLTASAHAGVPALPLLGHWATVKVAGAVLGGDVHASGLEALPFADDAFGVVLLRHALETTARQDNLLDEAIRVLAPGGMLAITGIHPVGLWSPWLARHSQGTRPRLTWPWWWSQRLVRDDFELAMPRRVGSPWPRASGSPFAESLLGGGYLLLARKKRPAAVPLRPRPVAVPAPMSGSLASGARRNARQTL, from the coding sequence ATGCCTCACCTGATCCCTGACATCTACGCCTCGCCCCAGATCGGCAAGCTGATGGCCGACGAGGATCGCGTGCTCGGACCCCTGCTGACCCGCTGCACCGGCGACCATGGCCTGCACCTGACGGCCTCGGCGCATGCCGGGGTGCCCGCCTTGCCCCTCCTGGGCCACTGGGCGACCGTGAAGGTGGCTGGCGCGGTCCTGGGTGGCGACGTGCACGCAAGTGGCCTGGAGGCCCTCCCGTTCGCCGACGACGCGTTCGGGGTGGTGCTGCTGCGCCACGCGCTGGAGACCACGGCCCGGCAGGACAACCTGCTCGACGAGGCCATTCGCGTACTGGCGCCCGGCGGCATGCTGGCGATCACCGGCATCCACCCCGTCGGCCTGTGGTCTCCCTGGCTGGCGAGACACAGCCAGGGCACGCGTCCGCGCCTCACTTGGCCGTGGTGGTGGAGCCAGCGACTGGTGCGCGATGATTTCGAACTCGCCATGCCGCGCCGCGTGGGTAGCCCCTGGCCGCGCGCGAGCGGTTCGCCGTTCGCCGAATCCCTGCTGGGCGGCGGATACCTGCTGCTGGCGCGCAAAAAACGTCCGGCGGCGGTACCCTTGCGCCCCCGCCCGGTGGCCGTGCCGGCGCCGATGTCCGGCTCGCTCGCCTCGGGCGCGCGTCGTAACGCCCGTCAAACCCTTTAG
- a CDS encoding transglycosylase SLT domain-containing protein, with the protein MIALSRRLLPTLIPLLLTACAAVPQHPVATPAAPAIAPPVDDVTFVPKMIRPAPPADFWASMRDSFGMQGCAADPQVLAWARTYTKMPNRFEQQVNEVLPLIVYAHKSAMTHGVAGEFALLPWVESQYRHVPGKKNRPAGMWQIMPETAHTLGLRVEKNYDERLDIAKSTDSVMSMMRRYYDDLGDWRLVDVAYNAGEFGLKRTIDKHGGPSDDEGLPDVPMKAATKEHLVKLMAMACIVRDPARFNVQLPRQDLDDALQVVQVSNPQSLAQAAKQSGLSMNDLRDFNPAYRTEKGMVTSSLLLPKSAADQYKLGPVDPVDDVADASTDAPMDDEAAKPAPSRHGKGKASKKTVAAAKKPAKKDEPQLVIHKVNNGESLWSIARLHQVSVEQLVKWNDLQTKAVKPGQVLKLTASR; encoded by the coding sequence ATGATCGCTCTCAGCCGGCGGCTGTTGCCCACCCTCATTCCGCTTCTGCTGACGGCCTGCGCGGCCGTTCCGCAACATCCGGTGGCCACCCCGGCGGCGCCAGCCATCGCACCGCCGGTGGATGACGTGACCTTCGTGCCGAAGATGATCCGCCCTGCCCCGCCCGCGGATTTCTGGGCGAGCATGCGCGACAGCTTCGGCATGCAGGGCTGCGCGGCCGATCCCCAGGTGCTGGCCTGGGCACGCACCTATACGAAGATGCCGAATCGCTTCGAGCAGCAGGTGAACGAAGTGCTGCCGCTTATCGTCTACGCGCACAAGTCGGCGATGACGCATGGCGTGGCGGGCGAGTTCGCGTTGCTGCCCTGGGTGGAAAGCCAGTACCGCCACGTGCCCGGCAAGAAGAACCGGCCTGCCGGCATGTGGCAGATCATGCCCGAGACCGCGCACACCCTCGGCCTGCGCGTCGAGAAGAATTACGACGAGCGCCTGGACATCGCCAAGTCCACCGATTCGGTGATGTCGATGATGCGCCGCTACTACGACGACCTGGGCGATTGGCGCCTGGTCGACGTGGCTTATAACGCGGGCGAGTTCGGCCTCAAGCGCACGATCGACAAGCATGGCGGGCCGTCGGACGACGAGGGCCTGCCCGACGTGCCCATGAAGGCCGCCACGAAGGAGCACCTGGTAAAGCTGATGGCCATGGCGTGCATCGTGCGCGATCCGGCCCGGTTCAACGTTCAGTTGCCGCGGCAGGACCTCGACGACGCGCTGCAGGTGGTGCAGGTGTCCAATCCGCAGTCGCTCGCGCAGGCCGCGAAGCAGTCGGGCTTGTCGATGAACGACCTGCGCGATTTCAATCCGGCGTATCGCACCGAAAAGGGAATGGTCACCTCCAGCTTGTTGCTGCCGAAGAGCGCCGCCGACCAATACAAGCTCGGACCGGTCGATCCGGTGGATGACGTGGCGGACGCGTCGACCGATGCGCCCATGGATGACGAAGCCGCCAAGCCGGCGCCGTCCAGGCATGGAAAGGGTAAGGCGTCGAAGAAAACCGTCGCCGCTGCGAAGAAGCCGGCGAAGAAGGACGAGCCGCAGCTCGTGATCCACAAGGTCAACAACGGCGAATCGCTGTGGTCGATCGCGCGCCTGCACCAGGTGAGCGTGGAACAGCTGGTGAAGTGGAACGACCTGCAGACGAAGGCGGTGAAGCCCGGTCAGGTTTTGAAGCTGACGGCGTCGCGATAA
- the gloB gene encoding hydroxyacylglutathione hydrolase: MHWVPVAALSDNYIWLVADDEGNAFVVDPGEAAPVEAALAERGWTLRAILLTHHHNDHIGGVSDLVARHDVEVYATGDPRIQPKNHFVEDGDVITLESPRATFRVIAVPGHTTTHVAYVGEGFLFCGDTLFSVGCGRLFEGTPEQMLASLDRFADLPGDTLVCCAHEYTAANIRFALSVDPDNGPLRLRRDEVARLREEGRPSVPSRLADEYATNPFLRVDSEAIARWVEAQGKDHATRAQRFAALRQAKDTFNA; this comes from the coding sequence ATGCACTGGGTACCCGTCGCGGCCTTGAGCGACAACTACATCTGGCTGGTCGCCGACGACGAGGGCAACGCCTTCGTCGTGGATCCCGGTGAAGCCGCCCCCGTCGAAGCCGCTCTCGCCGAGCGCGGCTGGACGTTGCGCGCGATCCTGCTCACCCATCATCACAACGACCACATCGGCGGCGTCTCCGATCTCGTGGCCCGCCACGACGTCGAGGTGTACGCCACGGGCGATCCTCGCATCCAGCCGAAGAACCATTTCGTGGAAGACGGCGACGTCATCACGCTGGAATCGCCGCGCGCCACCTTCCGGGTAATCGCGGTGCCCGGCCACACGACGACGCACGTCGCCTATGTGGGCGAAGGCTTCCTGTTCTGCGGCGACACCCTTTTCAGCGTCGGTTGCGGTCGCCTTTTCGAAGGCACGCCGGAACAGATGCTCGCTTCGCTCGACCGCTTCGCGGACCTGCCCGGCGACACGCTGGTCTGCTGCGCCCACGAGTACACCGCGGCCAACATCCGTTTCGCGCTCAGCGTCGATCCGGACAACGGCCCCTTGCGCCTCCGTCGTGACGAGGTGGCGCGCTTGCGCGAGGAGGGCCGTCCATCCGTGCCCAGCCGCCTCGCCGACGAGTACGCCACCAATCCTTTCCTGCGCGTCGACAGCGAGGCCATCGCCCGCTGGGTCGAGGCGCAGGGCAAGGACCACGCCACGCGTGCGCAGCGCTTCGCCGCGCTGCGCCAGGCCAAGGACACCTTCAACGCATGA
- a CDS encoding site-specific integrase, giving the protein MRLPNYLHLSPSGIWHFRQRVPADLIPVLGKRFFKQSLKTRHALSAQRIALSLADRYARLIERARGMRVSDTDGPSADDVVKFPGKKIPYRLVRHPDGTVEIEAKGPADHGLAMNAAERIGIMALEPTVQQAIRDTAAREAKALEAATRPSVPVLPIGKAVAQWLADIKPNTLRKTHTIKAAAVEGFARHYGVKNPLHDAGRIDVGQWIESLRASGLQTPTIANKAGYLRGFFDWAKARGYYPAFAKDDNPAAGQILYRTREKRARRVLGFKAFGIDQIRILFSPEALDGLSEAARWGAWIGLYTGARVAEVGQLALADFIMEDGIPCIRITNEGTGQSVKNDASLRTIPVHPALIELGLLDRVAMLKASGETRLFPKVKVDGVNGAGNWLSKAFTRHVEKNLVLPEKGKFGFHSLRKSVVQGLQTAGVSSEHRAAYVGHELGDEHHGTYSRKPTMGELVGSIRNLAW; this is encoded by the coding sequence ATGCGCCTGCCGAACTACCTGCACCTGTCACCGAGCGGCATCTGGCATTTTCGCCAGAGGGTACCCGCCGACCTCATCCCTGTTCTGGGAAAAAGGTTCTTCAAGCAGTCGTTGAAGACACGTCATGCGTTATCGGCACAACGCATCGCCCTGTCCCTGGCTGACCGATATGCTCGACTCATCGAACGGGCAAGGGGAATGCGGGTGTCGGACACGGATGGCCCAAGCGCTGATGATGTCGTCAAATTCCCAGGGAAAAAGATTCCCTATCGCCTCGTCCGTCATCCCGACGGCACGGTCGAGATTGAGGCCAAGGGACCTGCGGACCACGGCCTTGCCATGAATGCCGCCGAGCGCATCGGCATCATGGCGCTGGAGCCGACCGTCCAGCAGGCCATCCGCGACACGGCGGCACGGGAAGCAAAAGCATTGGAGGCGGCAACCAGGCCTTCCGTGCCTGTCTTGCCCATCGGGAAGGCCGTGGCCCAATGGCTGGCTGACATCAAGCCGAACACGCTGAGAAAAACCCACACAATCAAGGCGGCAGCGGTGGAAGGTTTCGCTAGGCACTACGGCGTGAAGAATCCCCTGCATGACGCCGGCCGGATTGATGTCGGGCAGTGGATTGAGTCGCTCCGTGCCTCGGGTCTCCAGACACCGACGATTGCCAACAAGGCGGGGTATCTCCGGGGATTTTTCGATTGGGCTAAGGCGCGCGGGTATTACCCGGCCTTTGCAAAAGACGACAATCCTGCCGCTGGCCAAATCCTCTACCGCACGCGGGAGAAGCGGGCGCGACGTGTCCTCGGGTTCAAAGCCTTTGGCATTGACCAGATTCGCATCCTGTTTTCCCCGGAGGCGCTCGACGGGTTGTCCGAGGCGGCACGGTGGGGTGCGTGGATTGGTCTCTACACGGGCGCCCGCGTTGCGGAAGTGGGGCAACTCGCGTTGGCCGACTTCATCATGGAAGACGGCATCCCGTGCATCCGCATCACCAACGAAGGCACCGGCCAGAGCGTCAAGAATGATGCCTCCCTCCGGACCATCCCGGTCCACCCTGCGCTCATCGAGCTTGGCTTGTTGGACCGGGTGGCAATGCTAAAAGCATCGGGGGAGACGCGGCTGTTCCCCAAGGTGAAGGTCGATGGTGTCAACGGTGCAGGAAACTGGTTGAGCAAGGCCTTCACCCGACATGTCGAGAAGAACCTGGTGCTCCCGGAAAAGGGCAAGTTTGGGTTCCACTCGTTGCGGAAGTCTGTGGTGCAGGGTTTGCAGACCGCTGGGGTCTCTTCCGAACACCGGGCAGCATACGTCGGGCATGAATTGGGGGACGAGCACCACGGGACTTACAGCCGGAAGCCGACGATGGGGGAGTTGGTCGGCAGCATCAGAAATCTTGCTTGGTAA
- the rnhA gene encoding ribonuclease HI, which yields MTDTVELFTDGACLGNPGPGGWAALLRAKGIEKMLSGGEPDTTNNRMELMGAIAGLEALTRRCEVHLMTDSKYVMQGVQEWVPKWRRNGWMTADKKPVKNQDLWVRLDAAAAAHTVTWEWVKGHSGHDENERVDTAARDQALIYKAKGKVA from the coding sequence ATGACCGACACCGTTGAACTCTTCACCGATGGCGCCTGCCTCGGCAATCCCGGCCCGGGTGGCTGGGCCGCGCTGCTGCGCGCCAAAGGCATCGAAAAGATGCTTTCCGGCGGCGAACCGGACACCACCAACAACCGCATGGAGCTGATGGGCGCCATCGCCGGCCTGGAGGCGCTCACGCGACGCTGCGAGGTGCACCTCATGACCGACTCCAAGTACGTGATGCAGGGCGTGCAGGAGTGGGTACCCAAGTGGCGTCGCAACGGTTGGATGACCGCCGACAAGAAGCCGGTGAAGAACCAGGACCTGTGGGTGCGCCTCGACGCGGCCGCCGCGGCGCACACGGTGACCTGGGAATGGGTGAAGGGCCATAGCGGCCATGACGAAAACGAGCGCGTGGACACCGCCGCGCGCGACCAGGCGTTGATCTACAAGGCGAAGGGCAAAGTGGCATGA
- a CDS encoding PP2C family protein-serine/threonine phosphatase, whose product MIEFGHGTHTGLRRLRNEDTYYADASLGLFLVVDGMGGHRHGEVASATARDGVVAQVGAGQSLVDAIQRVNEALIARSSGLTESRPMGTTIAAVRIDGRSYEAAWVGDSRIYRWDGSLERLSHDHSIVEALVEAGELTEAQARNHPQRSLLTQALGITLPDQLHIGLARGELRVGARLLLCTDGLTDEVDDAKIAEIVSRSDIAAQEAVDQLILKALAGTGRDNVTAILVRAAD is encoded by the coding sequence ATGATCGAGTTCGGACACGGCACGCACACGGGACTTCGCCGCCTGCGCAACGAGGACACCTACTACGCCGACGCGTCGCTCGGCCTGTTCCTGGTGGTGGACGGCATGGGCGGGCACCGGCATGGCGAGGTGGCGTCGGCCACCGCACGCGATGGCGTGGTGGCGCAGGTGGGTGCGGGGCAGTCGCTGGTGGACGCGATTCAGCGGGTGAACGAAGCGCTCATCGCCAGGTCGAGCGGATTGACCGAGTCGCGTCCGATGGGTACCACCATCGCTGCCGTGCGGATCGACGGGCGGTCGTACGAGGCGGCCTGGGTGGGGGATAGCCGGATCTATCGATGGGACGGTTCCCTGGAGCGGCTTTCCCACGACCATTCCATCGTGGAGGCGCTGGTCGAGGCCGGTGAACTGACCGAGGCCCAGGCGCGGAATCATCCGCAACGCAGCCTGCTCACCCAGGCACTGGGCATCACCCTGCCCGACCAGTTGCATATCGGGCTGGCGCGCGGCGAATTGCGGGTGGGGGCACGGTTGCTGCTCTGCACGGACGGACTGACCGACGAAGTCGACGATGCGAAGATCGCCGAGATCGTCTCGCGGTCGGATATCGCCGCGCAGGAAGCCGTGGATCAGTTGATCCTGAAGGCGCTGGCGGGTACGGGGCGGGATAACGTCACCGCGATCCTGGTGCGGGCGGCGGATTGA
- a CDS encoding helix-turn-helix domain-containing protein, whose translation MPKSTSSPEHEAFCGWLVETRQGKGTTQVALAKALGVSQPYISHVEKGDVRVDPVQLYRWLRALGVDPVPWHTELYTRMDRAGKAARRKRQS comes from the coding sequence ATGCCGAAGTCGACCAGTAGCCCGGAACACGAGGCGTTCTGCGGCTGGCTGGTCGAAACGCGGCAGGGGAAAGGCACCACCCAGGTGGCGCTGGCCAAGGCCTTGGGCGTCTCGCAGCCCTACATCTCGCACGTCGAGAAGGGGGATGTCCGGGTCGACCCCGTACAGCTCTACCGCTGGCTCAGAGCCCTCGGCGTCGACCCGGTCCCGTGGCACACCGAGCTCTATACGAGGATGGACCGCGCTGGCAAAGCCGCCCGGCGCAAGCGTCAGAGCTGA
- the dnaQ gene encoding DNA polymerase III subunit epsilon: protein MRQVVLDTETTGLEVQQGHRLVEIGAVEMIGRRPTGRHFHTYLNPERAIDEEASKVTGIKDEDLIDKPFFRDKVDEFLEFIKGAELIIHNAAFDVGFLDAELRMAGAQYGRIADHASVLDTLVMARTMYPGQRNSLDALCKRLGVDNTKRDLHGGLLDAQLLADVYVAMTSGQVGLDFVFDAGADNNASRVLDNIVITRRPIVLRASPEEAELHDKRLDALDKAVGGQSIWRRLESDTLH, encoded by the coding sequence ATGAGGCAGGTCGTTCTCGATACCGAAACCACGGGCCTGGAAGTGCAGCAGGGCCACCGCCTCGTCGAAATCGGCGCGGTGGAGATGATCGGCCGCCGCCCCACGGGCCGTCATTTCCACACCTACCTCAATCCCGAGCGCGCCATCGACGAAGAGGCGAGCAAGGTCACGGGCATCAAGGACGAAGACCTGATCGACAAACCGTTCTTCCGCGACAAGGTGGACGAGTTCCTGGAGTTCATCAAGGGCGCCGAGTTGATCATCCACAACGCGGCGTTCGACGTGGGCTTCCTCGATGCCGAGTTGCGCATGGCCGGCGCGCAGTACGGGCGCATCGCCGATCACGCCAGCGTGCTCGATACGCTGGTGATGGCGCGCACGATGTATCCCGGCCAGCGCAACAGCCTCGATGCGCTGTGCAAGCGACTGGGCGTGGACAACACCAAGCGCGATCTCCACGGCGGCCTGCTCGACGCGCAGTTGCTGGCGGATGTCTACGTCGCGATGACGTCCGGCCAGGTGGGTCTTGATTTCGTCTTCGACGCGGGTGCCGACAACAACGCATCGCGCGTGCTCGACAACATCGTCATCACCCGCCGTCCCATCGTGTTGCGCGCAAGTCCCGAAGAGGCCGAGTTGCACGACAAGCGTCTCGATGCCCTCGACAAGGCCGTGGGCGGCCAGAGCATCTGGCGCCGCCTGGAATCCGATACCCTGCATTGA